From Antechinus flavipes isolate AdamAnt ecotype Samford, QLD, Australia chromosome 1, AdamAnt_v2, whole genome shotgun sequence:
GACTGGTAGATGGGAAGTTCCCTGAGGAGCCTCGCTCAGGGCCTGGCAGGGATAAGTGCCGAGTAAATTCTGGCCCAATTGGAGGGATGTCATTGAAAGAAGGCTGGGATTGAAGGCTCAGCTTTTTAATCTGGAAATGGGGATAAGAGATGTAGCTGACATCTTCCACAAAGTGTTTCCCACCTAGATTTCTAGCCTAATTTCAGGTTATTTCTACTCCTAAACTCTCTGCTCTAGTCAGACCAGTCTACCCGCTGCTCCCCGTGCACAACAGCCGATCTCCCACCTCCGTGCCTTTGCCCAGACTGTGCCCCACTAAGAATGCACTCCCTTTGGCTTCAGATCCCAGCTCAATGGCCGCCTCCCACATAAAACCTTTGCTGACGCTCGCTGTCACAAACCTCATTTTATGGGGTTGACATGGGAGGCCTGATGTCACTGTAGCAGATTCTGAGTCAGGAagcctggagttcaaattctgcctcagactcttactagttgtACCTCCTCCGCTTCCAGTTTTTGCCaacacagaaagagctgctatagatatttttgcacatatgagtccttttcctccttcttggatcttttttaaaaagtataggCCAAAATAGACTCGGATTCTCCCCCCTCCTGGTCTTTGTGTCACCGTCTCTCCTAATGTCTGAATCGAAGCGATTccggacaagtcatttcaccccgtttgcctcagtttcctcatctggaaaatgggccGGAGGAGGAGGAATAGCAGACCACTCTGGTATCTCCCCTCAGAAACCTCACAAAGAATAAGACACCATTGAAAAGCCTGACCAAACCCCCTGGAATTAATTTTGTGCCTCATCTCCCTACGGGACGTTTCCTCCCTGTAGAATCCAAGGCCCTCAGGGCTGCGGCCGCTGTACCCCCAGAGTCTAGCCCCGCCTTGCATATTTAGGAAAGTGGAACGCGGGGCCCAGGTTTCACCGGGTGGGTGCTCCCGATGTGGGGCCGAGGGCTCTCGCGGGCCGCAGACTTAGCCCCCTCAAAAGCGGGCCTTCCGGCCCCCGCACCCTCAGTGTCCCGATCGGACCTTACCTAAACCCGAGGAGGAGGAGACGCTCCCGGCCATGGACGAGGTCTCCATTTGGTCTAGCAAGAGTCCTTCCATGAGGGGCAGGGACAGCTCCGAGGACGGCACGGAGGAGTCGTAGATGCCCGAGTCCCGGGGCATGTCGGGGGGCCCGGCCGCCTTGGCGGCGTGCAGCAGGGGCCGCAGGACGCAGCTGCCGTCGGGGCTGCTCCGGGGGTCCCCGTCTTCCTCCAGGCTTAAGCGGGGCAGGGCCGGGGGGGAGTCGGCGGCCGCGGCGCCCTCGGCCGCCGGCTTGCAGGCCACGTCATTGAGCACCAGGCCGGAGTCGAACTTGGCCATGACGGGCTCCGGGAAGTGCGGCGCGGGGGGCGGAAAGGGCAGGAACTGCTTCTCGAACCAGTCGGGCTCCTGCGCGATGAACTGGTGCATGTTGCAGATGGCCACGTACAGGGAGCGGCCGGCCCTGCTCCGGAAGTAATTCCGCTTGCTGAGCTGGCCCGCGGGCAGGCCGGCCTCCGGGGCGCCCCCTTCCCGCGAGTGCAGGTGAGCGCAGAGCTGGGGCAGCTGGTCCATGAGCTTGTACTTGGCGCTCAGGTCCAGGACGCCGGGGACGTCCCCCTCGCACGAGTAGTCGAAGTAGACGGCGATGTACTTGGCCAGCTCGGCCGAGCTCTGCTTGGCCTGGCGCAGTCGGGCCGCCACGGCCGCCACGGCCGCCACGAAGGGCTCGCCGCCCTCGGCCTCCCCGCGCCTCCCCGCCCGCTGCTTGCAGCCCTTCTTCTCCACGAAGTACTTCATGCCCTTGGAGCACACCACGATGACGAAGTGCGACTCCCGGATCTTCTGCACGCCCCACTCCTTCTGGCCCTCGCGGCACAGCTGGAAGTCCTCCCAGAGGTCCAGGGCCACCTGCGGGACAAAGGCAAGCTCGGTGGGCCGCGGAGCCACTTCCGGGGGGCCGCGGAGCCACTTCCGGGGGGCCGCGGAGCCACTTCCGGGGGGCCGCGGAGCCACTTCCGGGGGGCCGCGGAGCCACTTCCGGGGGGCCGCGGAGCAACTTCCGGTGGCCCGCCAGAATGCgtgcgggggggaggggggaaggggagtacAGGGAGGGACAAGGGGGGgcgggaaaagagaaggagaggggaaagggaagaaagagggggaaagggaaaaagaggtgagaggggaaaagaagaagagaaagagaggaaggaaaagagaaaggaggaagaggaagggggaagggaatcaagggggaaaggaaggagaaaagagaagggcagGGGAAGGAAACATGGAGGGAAGGAGGCCGaatcagtgcctggcacacagcagcgGCTGCTGGCTGGCCTCTCCCAGGCTGGCACAGACTTTAGATAATTGGAGAGAAAACTACCGAATGTTTCCCAAAAAGCCAACCTTGAACTTGGATATTAAAACCTAATGAGTTAAAAAACACTGTCCAGGCTGTAGGAGCCCTGTCTGTGCATCCCTATCTCATTTGATGCGGACATTGAGAACCCAGCCAGGTGTAGATGAGAGCTCTCTCCATGCCTTCGTTGACATGGCCACTGTGGGGACTTGTTTGGATGAACTGCgcttatttgttgttttgttggggaaaagggagaaaacaagTGAGAGCCAATTACAAAGCAAGAAGTCCCCACCCAAGTGCTTGCTGTGAGCCAAGAGCCGTGCTAAGGGATGGAAGAAGCCACACAGAGAGTGTAGAAAGGCCCCGAGGGCCAGGAGCCTATATTCCAACAGGAGGAGACAATGGGGTCACTCCCTGAAGTGGCAGGGACTCGATGACCTTTGAACGGTGGCCGGTCCATCCCTGTGCCGGGATCGCCGGCTGCCCATCCAGCCTCTGTTCTGACCTTCCTTTGGAGGACCCCCCGATGCCGCtgcctcccctttccccaccctgAAGTCCCGTCATGTGGTGGGAAGAggtcctggatttgaatcctgcctcgtATACCCCCTTCCTATACGGCCAGCTGGAGCCATTTCCCCGGCGTGTGAAAAACGAGCCCCTCTGGGGCCCCCAGCCCAAATCCAGCCCAGACCACGCTACCGCTGGGGACCCTCGCCTGGTCTCCCACtgatgtgtgtgagtgagagggATCGCAGTCTGAGTCAGCGGAGGGAGTCCCCCACACTGACATGTAAAAGGTTTATCTGACGATGACAACTTTTTTAAAGCTTCTAGAGACTCCCCCACAAGGAAACTCCCGCTCACTCTACAACTAGCCCGGGGTCACAGAGCAAGGAtgtttcagaggcaggatttgaacccagttcttcacGGAGAACGCCACCACAAAATCCTCCCTCGTGTCTCTCGGGATACAGAAAATGCAGCGACTTAGTATTTCATggtgtggatttaaaaaaaagaagcatgacTGGAAGTCACTGTGTTTGCTTTTCCAGCAGGGGAAGTAGATCCGATCCTGGTCTCTGTCCATAACAAACCGTGACCAGAGACAGACCATTAACAGCCCAAACGCACAGCACCCCGCCACATACAGAAGACGCCTCGGGGGATAGTTTTCTCTCTCGTCTTTGTCATACAAGTCAGATTACAAACCCGCAGAGGGGGAAAGCGGCTTTCTGTTTCTCCTGCAGTGGATCCGGCCATTCCTGGCTGGCTCCCTCCGAGACCTCCCCGCCACATCTGTCAAACAGCTGGCCGGCTGCAGGGCCCCGAGTCTCGGAAGCCAGAGGCTGTGTGTGTTTGGTGGCCAGATGAggtgagggagaggaaggagtgTTTGTTGAAAGGGGCTGCAGGAACCAGTCCTGCCGCAGACTTGGCCCAATAAGCCAAACCAGGAGGGGACGGGGGAGAGAAAGTAAATGACCGCTAATTCAAAATTAGcaattcaaaaataaacaaatggggGGACTTGTGGGTGAGTTATCTGAACACAAGGGGGCAGTTTGAGGACGTGCAGTTTTAAGAGGAAAACACCAGTGTTGACTCAGGGCTTTGAAATTCTTCCTGAGTCACACAATTCCTGGAAAATCTGGGCTGAAGGGTGGGGTTGGGGACGGCAGCCAGCTTGGAGATGGTCACTGGAAAGGGCCCGAGGCTGGCTCCCAGACTCCTTTGTGCCATGGGCCCCTTTGGCAATCGCTCCAGCCTATGGACCCCTTTAGAATAATGGCTATAAAATGCCTAAAGTATCAAAAGGGAAGCCAACTGCAGTGACACAGTCATTAAAGTAGAGCCGCAGACTGTGGGTGAGGAGCCCCTGCTGGGATCCCCGGCAGTGTGGCCGGATGGGAGCATCCGCGGGGCCGTCAGGGGGCTGAGGCAGCATGGCTGCCATCTCTACAACCTGGAGTCTCAGAAAAGTGCCAAGAGTATgggacttatccagagtcacccagctgtTGTAGGCGGGACTTGGTCCAGCTCTCACAGGCTCTGAAAGCCGGCTCTCTGTCCCCTGATCCCTGTTTGCCTCTCGTCGATAAAAGCCACGCCATCGTCCTACTAGCAACGGACAACTGATTTTTATATGGCGCCGGGGCAACCGCAGAGGTCACCGGGCCAACCCTGGATCCCGCCCGCAGACGCCACTTTCTGAGAAGGGGACACAGCAGCGGTCGTTTCAGGAAGGGCAGGGCCGGGCTCGGACCCCCGAGAAGGCCGCCCCCGCCCCGATCCCTGCCGTCCCTTACCTCGCAGCCACAGAAGTCCTGGAGGAAGTAGGCAAAGCACTGGATGACGGTCATGTGTTTCTGGCAGTCCTTGCTGGAGTAGCAGATGAAGACTTTGGGCCGAGGATGGAGCCTCTCCCC
This genomic window contains:
- the IL17RD gene encoding interleukin-17 receptor D, which encodes MLLKDPKQLNSSFKRTSMESQPFLNMKFETDYFVKIVPFPSIKNESNYHPFFFRTRPCELLLQPDNLACKPFWKPRNLNITQQGLNMQVSFDHAPHNFGFRFYYLHYKLKHQGPFKRKTCRQEQNTEITSCTLQNVSPGDYIIELVDDTNTTRKMMHYALKPVHSPWAGPIRAIAITVPLVVISAFATLFTVMCRKKQQENIYSHLDEESSESSTYTTAAPGERLHPRPKVFICYSSKDCQKHMTVIQCFAYFLQDFCGCEVALDLWEDFQLCREGQKEWGVQKIRESHFVIVVCSKGMKYFVEKKGCKQRAGRRGEAEGGEPFVAAVAAVAARLRQAKQSSAELAKYIAVYFDYSCEGDVPGVLDLSAKYKLMDQLPQLCAHLHSREGGAPEAGLPAGQLSKRNYFRSRAGRSLYVAICNMHQFIAQEPDWFEKQFLPFPPPAPHFPEPVMAKFDSGLVLNDVACKPAAEGAAAADSPPALPRLSLEEDGDPRSSPDGSCVLRPLLHAAKAAGPPDMPRDSGIYDSSVPSSELSLPLMEGLLLDQMETSSMAGSVSSSSGLGEEEPPILPSKCIDSGACKVGLSGHSFTDELPVVGPL